A genome region from Thermococcus onnurineus NA1 includes the following:
- the shyD gene encoding NAD(P)-dependent hydrogenase/sulfhydrogenase 2 subunit delta, producing MMDKLKLAVFELTDCGGCALNILFLYEKLFDLLEFYEITEFHMATSLSEGSHYDVALVTGTVSSQRDLALLKEARNHSDYLIALGTCATHGSVQASVEGSIREKLKRVYGDEGNPMRALDSKPVVEYVAVDFALPGCPYDKNEVYQVLMDIAKGIEPVKKDYPVCVECKLNEYECVLVKKGLPCLGPITYGGCNAACIRSGLGCIGCRGPLPGEVNPASEYEILKDLGYDDDYILRKFKTFARWEP from the coding sequence ATGATGGACAAGCTCAAGTTGGCCGTCTTCGAGCTTACCGACTGCGGCGGCTGTGCGCTGAATATTCTCTTCCTCTACGAGAAGCTGTTTGACCTGCTCGAGTTCTACGAGATAACGGAGTTCCACATGGCGACCAGCCTAAGCGAGGGGAGCCACTACGACGTGGCCCTCGTAACCGGAACGGTCTCAAGCCAGCGCGACCTAGCGCTCCTCAAGGAGGCAAGAAACCACTCCGACTACCTCATAGCCCTCGGAACCTGCGCAACGCACGGCTCGGTTCAGGCTAGCGTCGAGGGGAGCATAAGGGAGAAGCTGAAGAGGGTCTATGGAGATGAGGGCAACCCGATGAGGGCGCTGGACTCGAAGCCCGTCGTTGAGTACGTCGCCGTTGATTTCGCCCTCCCAGGCTGTCCCTACGACAAAAACGAGGTATATCAGGTTCTGATGGACATTGCCAAAGGCATTGAGCCGGTAAAGAAAGACTACCCCGTCTGCGTCGAGTGCAAGCTCAACGAATACGAATGTGTTCTCGTGAAGAAGGGCCTCCCCTGCCTCGGTCCAATAACCTACGGCGGCTGCAACGCTGCTTGTATACGCTCCGGGCTGGGATGCATAGGCTGTCGCGGGCCGTTGCCCGGCGAGGTGAATCCTGCAAGTGAGTACGAGATACTCAAGGATCTGGGCTACGATGATGACTACATCCTCAGGAAGTTCAAGACCTTCGCGAGGTGGGAGCCATGA
- the shyC gene encoding NAD(P)-dependent hydrogenase/sulfhydrogenase 2 subunit gamma, protein MSENPHQTYDARILEVKDLTPREKLFTLRFLDPEIGEHFTFKPGQFVIVDIRGFGEFPISLCSSPTRKGYIQLCIRKAGRMTKFIHQMKEGEVVGIRGPYGNGFPMEKMEGSNLLLVAGGLGMAPLRSVLWYAIDTGKYEHVWLLYGTKAYEDILFRDEIIHLLKHGDAVGCSVKLAYEVESPSCIYLERGFFDRVCKGVVTDLFRGEEFDVDKAYALICGPPVMYRFVIKELLDRKLSPGRIYMTLERRMRCGIGKCGHCIVGTSTSIKYVCKDGPVFTYWDALSTRGLI, encoded by the coding sequence ATGAGCGAGAATCCACATCAAACTTACGATGCGCGCATTCTGGAAGTGAAGGACCTAACACCCAGGGAGAAGCTCTTCACGCTCCGCTTCTTAGACCCGGAAATTGGCGAACACTTCACATTCAAGCCCGGCCAGTTCGTCATCGTCGATATACGGGGCTTCGGTGAGTTCCCCATAAGCCTCTGCTCCTCACCAACGAGAAAAGGATACATTCAGCTCTGCATCAGAAAAGCCGGAAGGATGACCAAGTTCATCCATCAGATGAAAGAGGGAGAAGTGGTGGGCATCCGCGGGCCCTACGGCAACGGCTTCCCGATGGAGAAAATGGAGGGCTCGAATCTACTCCTGGTCGCCGGTGGACTCGGTATGGCACCCCTCCGCTCGGTTCTCTGGTACGCGATAGACACCGGAAAGTACGAGCACGTCTGGCTCCTCTACGGCACCAAAGCCTACGAGGACATACTCTTCCGCGACGAGATAATCCACCTGCTGAAGCACGGCGACGCGGTTGGCTGCAGCGTAAAGCTCGCCTATGAGGTCGAAAGCCCCTCGTGCATCTACCTCGAGCGGGGCTTCTTCGACAGGGTGTGCAAGGGTGTCGTTACCGACCTCTTCCGCGGGGAGGAGTTCGACGTCGACAAGGCTTACGCCCTCATCTGTGGGCCGCCGGTTATGTACCGCTTCGTCATCAAGGAGCTCCTAGACAGGAAACTCTCGCCGGGCAGGATATACATGACCCTCGAGAGGCGCATGCGCTGCGGAATAGGCAAGTGCGGCCACTGTATAGTGGGAACGAGCACCTCCATAAAGTACGTCTGCAAGGACGGCCCCGTCTTCACATACTGGGATGCTCTCTCCACGAGGGGGTTGATATGA
- the shyB gene encoding NAD(P)-dependent hydrogenase/sulfhydrogenase 2 subunit beta: protein MRYVKLSSENFSSFFESLRNWGKVYAPIKRGSIYTFQEVHELGEIELNYTRTMLPPKKFFVRPRDEILRLKNGRWENGTDAEPIVLFGLHSCDMHGLKILDKVYLDEPADPYYKARREKTFIVGISCMPDEYCFCKSLGTHFAMDGFDLFLHELPDGWLVRIGSVRGHEVVWENGELFEEVTDEDLKHFKEFEERRANAFQKEIPQEGLADMLDLAYNSPVWKEYAEICLACGNCNMVCPTCRCYEVCDNWISAYDAVRERRYDSCFMENHGLVAGGHNFRPTRLDRFRHRYYCKSYFDPSSGYNCVGCGRCDEFCPAKIEHVKVLEEVRGSLR from the coding sequence TTGAGATATGTAAAACTATCATCTGAGAACTTTAGCTCATTTTTTGAATCTCTAAGGAATTGGGGCAAAGTCTACGCTCCCATCAAAAGAGGAAGCATTTACACATTCCAAGAAGTTCACGAGCTAGGAGAGATAGAACTCAACTATACAAGGACAATGCTACCTCCAAAAAAGTTCTTCGTGAGGCCAAGGGACGAAATTCTTCGCCTGAAGAACGGTCGCTGGGAAAATGGAACCGACGCAGAGCCGATAGTTCTCTTCGGCCTCCACTCCTGCGATATGCACGGGCTCAAGATTCTCGATAAGGTCTATCTCGACGAGCCCGCCGACCCGTACTACAAGGCGAGGCGCGAGAAAACCTTCATAGTTGGGATAAGCTGCATGCCCGACGAGTATTGCTTCTGCAAGAGTCTCGGCACGCACTTTGCCATGGACGGCTTTGACCTATTCCTGCACGAGCTTCCCGACGGATGGCTCGTCAGGATAGGAAGTGTGAGGGGACACGAGGTAGTCTGGGAGAACGGTGAGCTCTTCGAGGAGGTGACCGACGAGGACTTGAAGCACTTCAAGGAGTTCGAGGAGAGGCGCGCAAATGCGTTCCAGAAGGAGATCCCGCAGGAAGGACTCGCAGACATGCTCGATTTGGCCTACAACAGCCCGGTCTGGAAGGAGTACGCCGAGATATGCCTGGCCTGCGGCAACTGCAACATGGTCTGTCCTACCTGCCGCTGCTACGAGGTCTGCGATAACTGGATCAGCGCCTACGACGCCGTCAGAGAGAGACGCTACGACTCCTGCTTTATGGAGAACCACGGACTGGTTGCCGGAGGCCACAACTTCAGGCCAACTAGACTCGACAGATTCAGGCACAGATACTACTGCAAGAGCTACTTCGATCCCTCCTCGGGTTATAACTGCGTAGGTTGTGGAAGGTGTGACGAGTTCTGCCCGGCGAAGATAGAGCACGTCAAGGTTCTTGAGGAGGTCAGGGGGTCGCTGAGATGA
- a CDS encoding sulfide/dihydroorotate dehydrogenase-like FAD/NAD-binding protein: protein MFRIVHKEKLSPGINLFEIEAPRVARHAKPGQFVVLRLHEKGERIPLTIADSDAGGGTITIVVQEVGKTTYELGTYENGDSILDLLGPLGRPSHIDNFGTVVMVGGGVGVAEIYPVAKAMKEAGNHVISILGFRTKKLVFWEDKLAEVSDEVIVTTNDGSYGIEGFTTHALAKLFDEGRKIDLVHAVGPVVMMKAVAELTRPHGVRTVASLNSIMVDGTGMCGACRVTVGGEIKFACVDGPEFDAHLVDWDELVKRLNYYRDLELISLEKWKRERRMV from the coding sequence GTGTTTAGGATAGTTCACAAGGAGAAGCTTTCTCCTGGCATAAACCTATTCGAAATCGAAGCGCCAAGGGTAGCGAGACACGCTAAGCCCGGCCAGTTTGTTGTTCTCAGGCTTCATGAGAAGGGCGAGAGGATACCGCTCACCATAGCCGACAGCGATGCAGGTGGGGGCACTATAACGATAGTTGTCCAAGAAGTTGGAAAGACCACCTACGAACTCGGTACCTATGAAAATGGCGATAGCATACTTGATCTCTTGGGGCCACTTGGAAGGCCAAGTCACATAGATAACTTCGGTACGGTCGTTATGGTAGGTGGTGGCGTTGGAGTTGCTGAAATTTATCCAGTTGCAAAAGCGATGAAGGAAGCTGGCAACCATGTAATTTCTATACTAGGTTTCAGGACGAAGAAGCTCGTCTTCTGGGAGGATAAACTTGCGGAGGTAAGCGACGAGGTAATCGTTACCACCAATGACGGGAGCTACGGTATTGAGGGCTTCACCACGCACGCTCTAGCGAAGCTGTTCGATGAAGGTAGAAAAATTGACCTCGTGCATGCTGTTGGGCCCGTTGTCATGATGAAGGCCGTTGCGGAACTCACTAGGCCCCATGGCGTAAGAACCGTCGCGAGCCTGAATTCAATTATGGTCGATGGAACTGGCATGTGTGGCGCTTGTAGGGTAACTGTCGGCGGTGAGATAAAGTTCGCTTGCGTTGATGGACCCGAATTCGACGCCCATCTTGTTGACTGGGACGAGCTGGTGAAGAGGCTTAACTATTACAGAGATTTGGAGCTCATAAGCCTTGAGAAGTGGAAGCGGGAGAGGAGGATGGTCTGA
- the gltA gene encoding NADPH-dependent glutamate synthase: MPRKIIKRRILTPERPPGERVRDFEEVNLGYTFELAVKEAERCLNCPIDYAPCVKGCPVGIRIPEFISKLVQYRDDPDRAVREALSVIWACNSLPAITGRVCPQEDQCEMNCVMGRVGDKINIGKLERFVADYSRENGIDIQLLEEGTREIRRNGKKVAVIGAGPAGLTCAAELAKLGYEVTIFEALHKPGGVLIYGIPEFRLPKVIVERELENLGRLGVKIETNVLVGKTVTFQELREEYDAIFIGTGAGTPRIYPWPGVNLNGVYSANEFLTRVNLMKAYAFPEYDTPIKIGKNVAVIGGGNTAMDAARSALRLGAKVWILYRRTKAEMTAREEEIHHAEEEGVNFMFLVSPKRFIGDENGNLKAIELEKMELGEPDESGRRRPVPTGETVTMEFDTAIIAIGQTPNRTFLETVPGLEIDGKGRIKVDENLMSSIPGVFAGGDAIRGEATVILAMGDGKKAARAIHKYLSGS, encoded by the coding sequence ATGCCGAGAAAAATTATTAAGAGGCGTATTTTGACTCCTGAACGACCGCCTGGGGAGAGAGTTAGGGATTTCGAGGAGGTAAACCTTGGATATACTTTCGAATTGGCTGTGAAGGAGGCCGAACGCTGCCTTAACTGTCCAATTGACTATGCTCCCTGTGTTAAGGGCTGTCCAGTCGGAATAAGGATTCCCGAGTTCATATCTAAGCTTGTCCAGTACCGTGATGATCCTGATAGGGCCGTTAGAGAGGCTTTAAGTGTCATCTGGGCCTGTAACTCACTTCCAGCTATAACAGGCCGGGTTTGTCCTCAGGAGGATCAGTGTGAGATGAACTGTGTCATGGGCAGGGTTGGTGACAAAATCAATATCGGCAAGCTCGAAAGGTTTGTGGCAGATTACTCCCGCGAGAATGGCATAGACATCCAGCTCTTAGAGGAAGGGACGAGGGAAATACGGAGGAACGGCAAGAAGGTTGCGGTCATAGGTGCTGGTCCAGCGGGTCTGACATGCGCAGCAGAGCTGGCTAAGCTTGGCTATGAGGTTACGATTTTCGAAGCCCTCCATAAACCGGGGGGAGTCCTGATCTACGGCATCCCAGAGTTCAGGCTACCAAAGGTGATTGTTGAGAGGGAGCTTGAGAACCTAGGGAGGCTCGGCGTTAAGATAGAAACCAACGTGCTCGTCGGCAAGACCGTGACCTTTCAGGAGCTGAGGGAGGAGTACGACGCGATATTCATAGGCACGGGTGCTGGAACGCCCCGCATATACCCGTGGCCAGGGGTAAACCTCAATGGGGTCTATTCGGCGAACGAGTTTCTCACTAGGGTGAACCTCATGAAAGCCTATGCGTTTCCAGAGTACGACACCCCCATAAAGATAGGAAAGAATGTGGCAGTGATCGGTGGTGGGAACACTGCCATGGATGCCGCCCGTTCAGCCTTGAGACTCGGTGCAAAGGTGTGGATATTATACCGCAGGACAAAGGCAGAGATGACTGCCCGTGAGGAGGAAATCCACCACGCCGAGGAAGAGGGTGTGAACTTCATGTTTCTCGTCTCGCCCAAGCGTTTCATCGGCGACGAAAATGGGAACCTTAAAGCCATAGAGCTTGAGAAAATGGAGCTCGGCGAGCCCGATGAGAGCGGCAGGAGGAGACCTGTACCAACGGGTGAGACGGTAACGATGGAGTTCGATACTGCTATTATAGCCATCGGTCAGACCCCGAACAGAACGTTTCTCGAAACCGTCCCCGGACTCGAGATTGATGGGAAGGGCAGGATAAAGGTCGATGAGAACCTGATGTCGAGCATCCCAGGGGTCTTCGCTGGGGGAGACGCAATAAGGGGAGAGGCAACGGTTATTTTGGCTATGGGGGATGGGAAAAAGGCGGCAAGGGCAATTCACAAGTACCTAAGTGGTTCGTGA
- a CDS encoding asparagine synthetase A has protein sequence MKMNALQIVTRKIEPVIEVQTRVIDYMTRYMVSKGFRWMLPVMLSSITDPLWPDPAASEALKPPEVEVYGERLRLTHSMILHKQMAIAMGINRLFILSPNIRLEGRSADDGRHAYEFTQLDFEIAYASMDDVMSLIEELISGLFKEARNWGLEREVPKVAPPFKRFTLEEIKAEFGSEDEASKAMDEPFWVIDIEREFYDREDPERPGHFRNYDLYLPEGYGEVSSGGEREWEYEVIVRKIKKAGISLDAFKPYLEVAKAGLLRPSAGAGIGIERLIRYLVGAEHIAEVQPFPRIPGIPAII, from the coding sequence ATGAAGATGAACGCTCTCCAAATTGTAACCCGGAAAATTGAACCAGTTATAGAAGTTCAAACGAGAGTGATTGACTATATGACAAGATACATGGTGAGCAAGGGTTTCAGGTGGATGCTCCCGGTGATGCTCAGCTCCATAACTGACCCCCTATGGCCAGACCCGGCCGCCAGTGAGGCCCTAAAGCCGCCAGAAGTCGAGGTCTACGGCGAGAGGCTAAGGCTAACTCACAGCATGATACTCCACAAGCAGATGGCGATAGCTATGGGAATTAACAGGCTCTTTATACTCTCGCCGAACATAAGGCTCGAAGGGAGAAGCGCCGACGATGGCAGACACGCCTACGAGTTTACGCAGCTTGACTTCGAGATAGCCTATGCGAGCATGGACGACGTCATGAGCCTCATAGAGGAGCTGATAAGCGGATTGTTTAAGGAAGCTAGGAACTGGGGACTGGAGAGGGAAGTGCCCAAGGTAGCGCCACCCTTCAAGCGCTTCACTCTTGAGGAAATTAAGGCCGAGTTTGGAAGCGAGGATGAGGCAAGTAAAGCCATGGACGAGCCCTTCTGGGTGATAGACATTGAAAGGGAGTTCTACGACAGGGAAGACCCAGAGAGGCCGGGCCACTTCAGGAACTACGACCTCTATCTGCCAGAGGGATACGGCGAGGTTTCAAGCGGCGGCGAGAGGGAGTGGGAGTACGAAGTAATAGTCAGAAAAATTAAGAAGGCAGGCATAAGCCTCGACGCCTTCAAACCCTACCTCGAAGTCGCCAAAGCGGGCCTCCTGAGGCCAAGCGCTGGAGCGGGCATAGGCATCGAGAGGCTCATCAGGTACCTGGTCGGGGCTGAGCACATAGCGGAGGTTCAGCCCTTCCCGAGAATTCCGGGGATTCCAGCAATCATATAA
- a CDS encoding P-loop NTPase family protein codes for MGVYIFTPEDLLRYGTITEEQLEILKDALLERKDILIVGSSRSGKTKLVEALIHLIPDDRKVAVITAYSEFKPFKPNIVVIDTQFDPESLEKRTKDVIEKIKRINPDYIVIDTIHTVHVPTILDELLDDYTFIATSLTISGDIIEEVKHWLRASNDVMSKFDIVVELKRDFRTGTRKINRIYAVKKSGEKVELEPLL; via the coding sequence ATGGGCGTCTACATATTCACTCCCGAAGACCTCCTTAGATACGGAACGATAACCGAGGAACAGCTTGAGATTTTAAAGGATGCCCTCCTTGAGAGGAAGGACATCTTAATCGTTGGCTCAAGCAGGTCTGGAAAGACCAAACTCGTCGAGGCTCTGATCCATCTGATACCTGATGACAGGAAGGTTGCTGTAATAACCGCCTACAGCGAATTCAAGCCATTCAAACCGAATATCGTTGTTATAGACACTCAATTTGACCCCGAGAGCCTTGAGAAGCGCACCAAGGATGTTATCGAAAAAATAAAGCGCATAAACCCGGACTACATCGTCATAGACACCATCCACACCGTCCACGTGCCCACGATTCTGGACGAGCTCCTTGATGACTACACATTCATAGCAACCTCGCTAACAATCTCTGGCGATATAATCGAGGAAGTCAAGCACTGGCTAAGGGCCAGCAATGACGTCATGAGCAAGTTTGATATTGTGGTCGAACTCAAGAGGGACTTCAGAACTGGAACCAGGAAGATCAACAGGATATATGCTGTCAAAAAGTCGGGAGAAAAAGTGGAGCTCGAGCCGCTTCTTTAA
- a CDS encoding pyridoxal-phosphate-dependent aminotransferase family protein — protein MELRFDMEYEEAYRELYEIVRPKYKLFTAGPVACFPEVLAIMSVQMFSHRSAEAKEAHVDTLNRLKAFLEADKGEIILFPSSGTGFMEAAVRNTIPRGGKVLVTIIGAFGKRFADVVNANGREAIVFEKEPGKAIKPEELDEVLKKNPDVHAVTITYNETSTGVLNPLPELAKVVKEHDKLLFVDAVSAMGGADIKFDKWGIDLVFASSQKAFGVPPGLAVAAVSERVFEIAERMPERGWYFDLPLYKKFNEKKKGTPSTPPLPQIFGLNVVLRIIEKMGGKGAWLDMYRKRSEMIREGVKEMGLGILAEPGYESPTITAVVVPEGMKGVDVYNAMRERGFELAKGYGSVAEKTFRIGNMGYMTFDDIREMLDNLRVVIEKLKA, from the coding sequence ATGGAGCTCAGGTTCGACATGGAGTATGAGGAAGCTTACAGGGAGCTTTATGAAATAGTCAGGCCGAAGTACAAGCTCTTCACAGCAGGTCCTGTTGCTTGTTTCCCGGAGGTTCTCGCGATAATGAGCGTCCAGATGTTCAGCCACCGCTCGGCTGAGGCAAAGGAGGCTCACGTTGATACACTCAACAGGCTCAAGGCCTTCCTCGAGGCCGATAAAGGCGAGATAATCCTCTTCCCGAGCTCTGGAACTGGCTTCATGGAGGCCGCTGTGAGAAACACCATCCCGCGCGGTGGAAAAGTTCTCGTCACGATCATTGGCGCGTTTGGAAAGCGCTTTGCTGACGTCGTCAATGCTAACGGAAGGGAAGCCATTGTATTTGAAAAGGAGCCTGGAAAGGCCATCAAGCCAGAGGAGCTTGATGAAGTCCTCAAGAAGAACCCTGACGTTCACGCAGTCACCATAACCTACAACGAGACGAGCACTGGTGTTCTTAACCCGCTTCCGGAGCTTGCTAAGGTCGTCAAGGAGCACGACAAACTCCTCTTCGTCGATGCCGTCTCTGCCATGGGCGGAGCGGACATCAAGTTCGACAAGTGGGGCATCGATTTGGTCTTCGCGAGCAGCCAGAAAGCCTTCGGTGTTCCACCAGGATTAGCGGTTGCCGCCGTTAGTGAGAGAGTCTTTGAGATCGCCGAGAGGATGCCCGAGCGCGGCTGGTACTTCGACCTGCCGCTCTACAAGAAGTTCAACGAGAAGAAGAAGGGAACACCCTCAACTCCACCACTCCCACAGATATTTGGCCTCAACGTCGTCCTCAGGATAATCGAGAAGATGGGCGGCAAAGGTGCCTGGCTCGATATGTACAGGAAGAGGAGTGAGATGATACGCGAGGGCGTCAAGGAGATGGGCCTCGGAATCCTCGCCGAGCCAGGCTACGAGAGCCCAACCATCACTGCCGTCGTCGTTCCTGAGGGAATGAAGGGCGTTGACGTCTACAACGCCATGCGCGAGAGGGGCTTTGAGCTCGCCAAGGGCTATGGAAGCGTCGCTGAAAAGACATTCAGGATTGGAAACATGGGCTACATGACATTCGACGACATAAGGGAGATGCTCGACAACCTGAGGGTGGTCATAGAAAAGCTTAAGGCCTGA
- a CDS encoding MFS transporter — MERKRLAGIILLIISAFTGTIAFRLATPAIAFYTRNILQASMLSVSIVSMSFVLARAFSSVLGGLALERGRKLVYIGALAMIGNALAVHLYPITSTWVQVAGIKLLNGFLNGLSWPMAQFVIAVTTPNEIRARVTSIYFLFGSIASLLGNYVYAYTINLGLSGQMWIASVFFVFTGVIMILAYFLLYGWIVPKRKKTPDGEKPSLNPKRILIIASLMAIIVAFTSGEITYIYVSEALGMDKARTAMLIGWAGFLSALLSYVISWLADVRSERRMVVLTSVMAAISPILAAVKTAPTVFLGIFMALLAFQSFRPVSRKVLASYYRSSLAIGGVNGIQNLSTFAGGMLFGLAYSLGEISVGVTLNLALLSFLPFSLALLRESVKLKGTGE, encoded by the coding sequence ATGGAACGCAAACGCCTGGCTGGAATAATCCTGCTCATCATCTCTGCCTTCACAGGAACGATAGCTTTCCGCCTCGCGACTCCGGCGATAGCCTTCTATACAAGGAACATTCTCCAGGCCTCAATGCTTTCGGTCTCCATTGTTTCCATGTCATTTGTCCTGGCAAGGGCATTTTCGTCTGTTCTTGGTGGTCTCGCCCTTGAGAGAGGCAGGAAGCTCGTTTACATAGGAGCACTGGCTATGATTGGTAACGCTCTGGCGGTCCATCTCTACCCCATCACAAGCACCTGGGTTCAGGTGGCCGGAATAAAGCTTCTCAACGGCTTCCTCAATGGATTGAGCTGGCCAATGGCTCAATTCGTCATAGCAGTAACTACACCAAACGAGATAAGGGCAAGGGTCACATCAATTTACTTCCTCTTTGGCAGTATAGCTTCACTCCTCGGCAACTATGTTTACGCCTACACCATTAACCTTGGCTTGTCCGGTCAAATGTGGATTGCCTCTGTATTCTTTGTATTCACCGGCGTGATAATGATCCTTGCCTACTTCCTACTCTACGGCTGGATAGTGCCCAAGAGAAAGAAAACGCCCGATGGGGAGAAGCCGAGCCTCAACCCAAAAAGGATTCTCATAATCGCGTCGTTGATGGCGATCATAGTTGCCTTTACATCTGGCGAGATAACCTATATCTATGTTTCCGAGGCTTTGGGTATGGACAAAGCTAGGACAGCGATGCTTATTGGATGGGCAGGCTTTTTATCGGCACTCCTCAGCTACGTCATTTCCTGGCTCGCCGACGTCAGGAGCGAGAGAAGGATGGTTGTTCTGACGTCAGTTATGGCAGCGATCTCCCCAATCCTCGCTGCCGTAAAGACTGCTCCGACAGTTTTTCTCGGCATATTTATGGCTCTCTTAGCCTTCCAGAGCTTCAGACCGGTTTCGAGGAAAGTCTTGGCTTCGTACTACCGCTCTTCGTTGGCTATAGGGGGTGTGAACGGAATTCAGAACCTCTCGACCTTCGCTGGGGGAATGCTCTTCGGCCTGGCCTACTCTCTCGGGGAGATAAGTGTTGGCGTAACGTTGAACCTCGCCCTGCTTTCCTTCCTGCCGTTTTCACTGGCACTCCTTCGGGAGTCCGTTAAGCTTAAAGGGACTGGAGAGTAA
- a CDS encoding 50S ribosomal protein L16 — translation MGLRPAKIDRDVDKPAYTRREYIRGAPGPKITIFDMGNLSAEFQYEVSLHAEQAMQIRQNALEAIRIQVNRYLQKNVGRSNYHFKIRVYPFQVLRENPMATGRKADRYGNGMRRPFGKPIGLAARVKKDQKILTVWVNEGHLKFALEAMRRAAMKLPYSAYYRIYDKEGNDITSKVLSTMKR, via the coding sequence ATGGGACTGAGACCAGCCAAGATTGATAGGGACGTTGACAAGCCCGCTTACACAAGGAGGGAATACATACGTGGTGCCCCTGGACCGAAGATAACCATCTTCGACATGGGCAATCTTTCCGCCGAGTTCCAGTATGAGGTGAGCCTTCACGCTGAGCAGGCCATGCAGATAAGGCAGAACGCCCTTGAGGCCATCCGTATACAAGTCAACAGGTACCTCCAGAAGAACGTCGGTAGGAGCAACTACCACTTCAAGATAAGGGTCTACCCGTTCCAGGTCCTCCGTGAGAACCCGATGGCTACCGGGAGGAAGGCAGACCGTTACGGTAACGGTATGCGCAGGCCCTTCGGAAAGCCCATCGGACTTGCCGCTCGCGTCAAGAAGGACCAGAAGATACTCACCGTCTGGGTCAACGAGGGCCACCTCAAGTTCGCCCTCGAGGCAATGCGCAGGGCTGCCATGAAGCTCCCATACAGCGCCTACTACAGGATCTACGACAAGGAAGGCAACGACATTACCAGCAAGGTTCTCTCGACCATGAAACGCTGA
- a CDS encoding RNA ligase — protein sequence MVSSHFRNILLKLGIPEERLSVLEGKGGLVEDEFEGIRYVRFRDSAKGFRRGTVAFENGDVVLGFPHIKRIVQLENGIRRVFRNKPFYVEEKVDGYNVRVVKVRDKVLAITRGGFVCPFTTERVEDFINFDFFRDYPNLVLAGEMAGPESPYLVEGPPYVKEDIQFFLFDIQEKGGGKSLSVEERLKLAEEYGIPHVEVFGVYDRRRIDDLYDLIEMLHSERREGIVMKSPNMKRIAKYVTPYANINDIRIGSHIFFDLPHGYFMQRIKRLAFYLAEKHVKGEEFDEYAKALGKALLRPFVESIHEVANSGEVEEVFTVRVKNITTAHKMMTHFEGLGVKIHIEDIEDLKNGYWRITFKRVYPDATREIRELWNGLAFVD from the coding sequence ATGGTAAGCTCTCACTTCAGGAACATTCTGCTCAAGCTTGGCATCCCTGAGGAGCGATTATCGGTCCTCGAGGGTAAGGGGGGCCTCGTCGAAGACGAATTCGAGGGCATCAGATACGTCCGCTTCCGCGATTCTGCCAAAGGCTTCAGGCGTGGAACTGTCGCCTTCGAGAACGGTGATGTTGTTCTTGGCTTCCCCCACATAAAGCGCATCGTCCAGCTTGAGAATGGGATAAGACGTGTCTTCAGGAACAAGCCCTTCTATGTGGAGGAGAAGGTCGATGGATACAACGTTAGGGTCGTTAAAGTGAGAGATAAGGTTCTCGCCATCACAAGAGGAGGTTTCGTCTGCCCATTCACGACGGAGAGGGTTGAGGACTTCATAAATTTCGACTTCTTCAGGGACTACCCGAACCTCGTTCTGGCTGGGGAGATGGCTGGACCTGAAAGTCCTTACCTCGTTGAAGGTCCGCCCTACGTGAAGGAGGATATTCAGTTCTTCCTCTTTGACATCCAGGAGAAAGGGGGTGGGAAGAGCCTTTCCGTAGAGGAAAGGCTGAAGCTCGCTGAAGAATACGGAATTCCCCATGTTGAAGTGTTCGGAGTTTATGATCGACGCCGCATCGACGACCTCTACGACCTCATTGAGATGCTCCACAGCGAGAGAAGGGAAGGAATCGTCATGAAGAGCCCCAACATGAAGAGAATCGCGAAGTACGTAACGCCCTACGCCAACATCAACGATATCAGGATAGGCTCGCATATCTTCTTCGACCTGCCGCATGGCTACTTCATGCAGAGGATTAAACGTCTCGCATTCTACCTCGCGGAGAAGCACGTAAAGGGCGAGGAGTTCGACGAGTACGCCAAGGCCCTTGGAAAAGCTCTTCTGAGGCCTTTTGTGGAGAGCATCCATGAGGTTGCCAACAGCGGCGAGGTCGAGGAGGTCTTCACGGTGAGGGTCAAGAACATAACGACCGCCCATAAAATGATGACCCACTTTGAGGGGCTAGGGGTCAAGATCCACATCGAGGACATCGAGGACTTGAAGAACGGCTACTGGCGGATAACCTTCAAGAGGGTTTATCCTGACGCCACGAGGGAGATAAGGGAGCTGTGGAACGGGCTGGCGTTTGTGGATTAA